TCTTATTAATCCTTCAACAGGAAGATTTGCTTTTAAAGCAAAATTAGTAACTGCAGTTCCTATGCGTACTAAAGGCTGATTTGCAATCATTTTGAAAAGAAAATAAGCTCTATCCAGTTCGGTATCGCTTTTTAATGAAAAGGCAACTTGTGTATTATTGAATATTTTTTCCATATGCTGATATTTTTGCACAAATATAGATATAGTTTGATTTTTCTTTGTCAATTTCTCATTAAATTAATCATAATTGTTTTTTATGATAATTTTCCTAAATAAGTACTTCAAGAAAAAATATTCAATAAATTTGAAAAACGTAAACTTATATAAAAAACAGTAAATGACTAAGCCAATCAAACCTAGTTCTGAAAATCGGGAAAACATTGAATTTAATACAGACAATAAAGTTTATTACGAAACCATCTTACTCCTATTTATTGTAAGTTTTTTAATTATTGACTTTTTTCCACAATTTGGAAGTGTCGAAATTATAGCCCCTCAATTTTTATATCTTTCTGTCATCAATATAATTACAAGCTTATTTTTTTATAAAAATCAAGATTTAATTTCAAACGGATTAGCAGCAGTATTTAAAAAAAGTATCCTTTTTAAGACTTATATCGGCTTCTTAGTATTATGTAGTATTTCATTAGTTTCTGCTAATAATTTTTCATTAGCGGTTGTCAACTTTATGCAAATTATTACCGTTTTTAGTTTATTTATAAACCTCTCTGTGTTACTTTACAATAATTTTGATTTAATTTACAAAATTGCTTTATTAGTTGCAATTAGTGTTTTTGCACAAGCATATTTAGCATTAAGTGATTTTATAGGAACATCCAAATCAACTGATATTACAAATGGTTTATCCATGTTGAAAGGAAATACAGGTAATATCAATATTTTTGCCGCAAGTCTAGCAGGCAAAATCCCATTTATACTATTAGCGATTACGCACTTCACAAAATGGAAAAAATGGCTTTTGGTTTTGAGTTTGTTTTTGGCAACAATACTAATTTTCTTAACCGCTTCGAGAGCTTCTTATATTAGTTTGTTTGTTGAAATTATTCTTTTTATTATAGTTTTTCTAAAAATTAATAATCAAAAAAAGCAAAATTATATAAATTACATAAGTATTATTCTTCCTCTTCTTATTGCCTTTTTTGTTGCGAATATTATTTTCGAAAAAAGCAATAACAATGACAGATATAAGTCGGTTACAAATCGTGTTTTGCAAATTAGTTCTTCAAAAGAAAAAGATGCTTCAAAAAATGCAAGGTTAACCTATTGGGGAAATGCTTTTGAAATCATCAAAAAAAATCCTGTTTTAGGAATAGGACTCGGAAATTGGAAAATTGAATCAATTGCTTACGAAAAAACTCAGACAAATGATTTGCAAATTTCCGCTCATCCACACAATGATTTTCTTGAAATTGCTGCCGAAACCGGAATTTTGAATTCAATTGTCTACTTATTTATTTTCATTTTTGGACTGTTATTAAACCTAAAAAATATTTTTAATGAAAAGGAAAAAGAAGCACAAATTATAGCTTCCCTTGCTTTGTTATTAATGGTCAGTTATGGAATCGACGCCTTATTTAATTTTCCTTTGTACAGGCCTACTATGCAAATTAATTTTTGCTTTTTTCTAGCATTGACAATCTTAAATGCAAATCCAATAGCTACAATTAAAGAATTTCACTTTAAGAAAATAGTTACTATTACTCTAATATTACTAAGCACTAGTACATTATACTTTTCTTATAGCTCTTTTAAAGCCTATCGATTAGAAAACGAAACTCGAATTGATTTGAGTCAAGAGGAAACAAAATATCAATTTACAGCAAGTGAAATAGCCAACAGAATCCCTTTGTTTCCAAACGTAGCAACAACTTCAGAACCTTATATTGAATTAGCTGGAATTTATTCTTTAAAGGAAAAAAAGTATGAAGAAGCTTTAAAATATTTCAATAATTCACAAAGAATTAATCCTCATACAGGACGTACGGAATGGTATAAATATAGAATCTATAAAGAATTAGGTAATACAGATAGCGCTTATATTTATGCAAAAAAAGCATTTGAAATTAGACCTCGAAGTGAAGACTATTATTTAACAGCAATAGTGGTAGAAACAATTAAAAAAGATACAGCTGCAATTTTGCAAATCCACAATCAATTTACAAAGTACATTCAAAAACCAAATATTTGGATTAATACTTCTAGTGCATTGGCACAATCACAATATTCAAACAAAGCATTAATCCAATTTATTGATTCAGGATTATTGGTATTTCCTAACGACACAACGTTATTGAACCGAAAAAAATCATTTCAAAATGATGGATTAAGGACTAATACTATATCATCAAAACCAGTTAAAAATGAAGCCGTTAAACCTAATAACATCACTATTGCCAATCAATATGGGACCGAATCTAAATATGACAAAGCTATAGTATATTATAAAAAAGCATTACTAGATGATCCGAAAAATATAATAATTACACAGAATATAGGAATTTGTTATTTTAAGTTAAATCAGTTTAAAACTGCCATAATTTATTTAGAAAAAACCTTAAATTCGCCAACTCTAACTGATGGGAAAACTGAGTTTTTACTTGGAGCGTCTTATTTGAACACAAAAAATAGAGAAAAAGGCTGTCAAAATTTAAAATTGGCAGAGAACAAAAATTATCCTGGAGCTGCAGCATTAGTAGTCCAGTATTGTAACTAAATTAATTAATATGCCGAATTCGTTAAAAACCATAGAAGCAAGCAATCACCCCATTCATTTCAATGAAAAAGGGTACGAAGCTTTAAACTTACATTTAAAACAAAGTAAATATTCAACCATATTCATTATAGTTGACAGTAATACTAATGAATTTTGTTTGCCTAAATTCTTACCTTATTTAGAAACCAATTTAACGATTGAAATAATTGAATTTGAAAATGGAGAGATCAATAAAAATATCGACACTTGTGTTCAAATTTGGAATGTATTGACTGAACTAGGAGGAGATAGAAAAAGTCTTGTTATTAACGTTGGTGGTGGTGTTGTTACCGACTTAGGTGGGTTTGTCGCTTCTACTTTTAAAAGAGGTGTTGATTTCATTAATGTTCCTACAACGCTACTTTCAATGGTAGATGCCTCTGTAGGAGGTAAAAACGGTATTGATCTTGGAAATATTAAAAACCAAATAGGGGTTTTCAATTTACCTATAATGGTACTTATTGACACAGCCTATCTAGAAACGGTTCCACAAAACGAAATGCGTTCTGGTCTCGCAGAAATGTTAAAACACGGTTTGATTTATGACAAAAAATATTGGGAACAATTCCTAGATTTAAAAGCTATTAATTATGCTGATTTAGACGAATTAATTTACCGTTCTGTTGAAATTAAAAATGAAATTGTAACATTAGACCCAACGGAGAAAAACCTTAGAAAATCACTAAACTTTGGGCATACTTTAGGGCATGCCATCGAAAGTTATTTTTTGGAAAATGAACAAAAAACTACTTTATTACATGGAGAAGCAATTGCTGTAGGGATGATTTTAGAAAGTTATATCTCATTTGTAAAAAAATTAGTTACCTTAGAAGAATACAACCAAATAAAAACAGCCATTAAAGCGATCTTTGATGACATTGAATTTCATGAAAATGACATTGAACCTATACTAGAATTGCTCATTCATGACAAAAAAAATGAGTATGGAACTATTCAGTTTGCTTTAATAGAAGGAATTGGAAAAATCAAAATCAATCAATCTGTTGAAAATGAATTAATTCTTAGTGCATTTAATGATTATAAATCATAATTATTTTTTACCAAAAAGGATTGCATTACGTATAAATTATTTTTTACATTTGCCCCAATGAAAACAAATCAAAACAGAATAAATTTTAGTAAAAATTGGAGTGGAAACAATATTTCTTTTTTAAGAATGTTGAAGCGTTTCAATTCTATTAAAGGAAACTTTAGTTTTGATCTATTTCAGTATTTAAAAGTTGATCACGAAAAATTACAAATCATTTATGCCAATATAAGAGTTTGAATTATAGATTAATTTCGTTTCAATTTAATCTCATAATTTACTCAAAAACAAATGAATACAAAGTATACAGACTTAATTAATCAAACCTATTATTTCCCGCAAGAAGAATTTACTTTAAACAAAGATAATCTTCAGTTTCATAATATCGATTTAATGAAATTGGTGGAACAATATGGAACACCATTAAAATTCACCTACTTACCTCAAATTTCAAATAACATCAACAAAGCCAAAAGCTGGTTTCGTAAATCGATGGAAAAGAATAAATATGAGGCTAAATATTATTATTGCTATTGTACTAAAAGCTCTCACTTTGAGTTCATCATGAATGAAGCTTTTAAAAACAATATTCATATTGAAACTTCATCTGCCTTTGATATTAATATTGTAGAAAATTTAATGGCAAATGGTAAAATAAATAAAAGCACCTATGTTATTTGTAATGGTTTTAAGAGAGATCAATATATAGAAAACA
The Flavobacterium sp. WC2421 genome window above contains:
- the aroB gene encoding 3-dehydroquinate synthase, with product MPNSLKTIEASNHPIHFNEKGYEALNLHLKQSKYSTIFIIVDSNTNEFCLPKFLPYLETNLTIEIIEFENGEINKNIDTCVQIWNVLTELGGDRKSLVINVGGGVVTDLGGFVASTFKRGVDFINVPTTLLSMVDASVGGKNGIDLGNIKNQIGVFNLPIMVLIDTAYLETVPQNEMRSGLAEMLKHGLIYDKKYWEQFLDLKAINYADLDELIYRSVEIKNEIVTLDPTEKNLRKSLNFGHTLGHAIESYFLENEQKTTLLHGEAIAVGMILESYISFVKKLVTLEEYNQIKTAIKAIFDDIEFHENDIEPILELLIHDKKNEYGTIQFALIEGIGKIKINQSVENELILSAFNDYKS
- a CDS encoding O-antigen ligase family protein produces the protein MTKPIKPSSENRENIEFNTDNKVYYETILLLFIVSFLIIDFFPQFGSVEIIAPQFLYLSVINIITSLFFYKNQDLISNGLAAVFKKSILFKTYIGFLVLCSISLVSANNFSLAVVNFMQIITVFSLFINLSVLLYNNFDLIYKIALLVAISVFAQAYLALSDFIGTSKSTDITNGLSMLKGNTGNINIFAASLAGKIPFILLAITHFTKWKKWLLVLSLFLATILIFLTASRASYISLFVEIILFIIVFLKINNQKKQNYINYISIILPLLIAFFVANIIFEKSNNNDRYKSVTNRVLQISSSKEKDASKNARLTYWGNAFEIIKKNPVLGIGLGNWKIESIAYEKTQTNDLQISAHPHNDFLEIAAETGILNSIVYLFIFIFGLLLNLKNIFNEKEKEAQIIASLALLLMVSYGIDALFNFPLYRPTMQINFCFFLALTILNANPIATIKEFHFKKIVTITLILLSTSTLYFSYSSFKAYRLENETRIDLSQEETKYQFTASEIANRIPLFPNVATTSEPYIELAGIYSLKEKKYEEALKYFNNSQRINPHTGRTEWYKYRIYKELGNTDSAYIYAKKAFEIRPRSEDYYLTAIVVETIKKDTAAILQIHNQFTKYIQKPNIWINTSSALAQSQYSNKALIQFIDSGLLVFPNDTTLLNRKKSFQNDGLRTNTISSKPVKNEAVKPNNITIANQYGTESKYDKAIVYYKKALLDDPKNIIITQNIGICYFKLNQFKTAIIYLEKTLNSPTLTDGKTEFLLGASYLNTKNREKGCQNLKLAENKNYPGAAALVVQYCN